In Glandiceps talaboti chromosome 16, keGlaTala1.1, whole genome shotgun sequence, a single window of DNA contains:
- the LOC144447260 gene encoding NFX1-type zinc finger-containing protein 1-like, which produces MDSNDRRSSRGRGWGRGQYTGRGRGGNRGRRDNYPSRGRGYQERSQGTYVRNGGRSDGPGRPSRGMADDGMSMGASFEQRGQASQREQRAMGYKRLQELTQKEPIEIVLTLNSGRSGFKELLDEGNIRKDLFVLLLAALAKACDCNTSPMSVNGLLGTLQNSQFLMVHLTLFMALMPTECSHHKQLEFPQHIKDIAKILKTVLQRSPSSYVNVIPALSTLESTVSQLRASTNIIDGEISKVVDELKDLRNDVLETELQNTKRKEGKHDMAEEDPPDNFREIPIFPGSNDIHTDIEPFIRPNVVKGGYKEVEHYLDVQFRLLREDFMAPLRVGISAYLAMLRDPLAKTKQLQEIRLYHGVRIEYPSCTWTGVVHRIKFDETRLKYVRWQASKRLIFGSLLCLSKDDFNTLLFATVANRSAADLEQGYLDVRFEDMTQVARISPKDEFVMAESSAYFEAYRHVLKGLQEITDDSLPFKPYIINVATEVSPPKYLRHCNPIYDLRPLVQEPDLKVKAIRGRLLELGLDDDELDLDDDVDLRSDSDSDEDQYEYRSNNPQLSQARAVPILQLYRWPQNTTLKLDRSQLAAVQTALTKEFAVIQGPPGTGKTYIGLKIVRTLLYNRRQWSRDRITGEMDRRPIFVVCFTNHALDQFLEGILEFQKHDLVRVGGRSASEILKKYNLNVLKSERRTKHSVPKHIYTGLWTARDEMRALQEPMERASELIDATRKGILSEDCLQPFIDRDHLESLTEMMMSMDKSYLGKMQSAIPLWLGLTGEVFVQEATGIDAKKPKLIDKEEQDGEEKGDDEEDMIDLEEEAELEEDLRLLDDEDKDDPFFKSKKVGESKHAAMATIAVDIDTIANQAHQMAAMAGGWQIKRKRKGQWKREMAQRLTSKDIMTDDEAGEIDNVWLMELEQRWRLYRLWIANYCDHQKRILEQHYEKYDAVSKQLKEVQDEEHLAILKNAAVIGMTTTGAAKYRNLIQQIHPKIVIVEEAAEVLEAHIVTTLTKGCEHLILIGDHQQLRPNPTVYRLAKKFHLDVSLFERMVNNGMQCQRLSQQHRMRPEIAELMKHFYKDLFNHESVFNFENIKGVSSNIYFVDHRYKEEGDGDTKSKSNTHEAKFLTALCKYFLQQGYSPSQITILTTYTGQLFIFRKLMPRQLFQGVRVSVVDNFQGEENDIILLSLVRSNIEGKIGFLKISNRICVALSRAKKGFFCIGNFSQLTKEEDLWSKIIHDMRKIGNVGERLRLTCQNHPQNIIEVTTDKDFSKAPEGGCTRPCEYRLNCGHKCEMVCHPRDREHTLYKCRKPCEKIMCEREHKCPKYCYQDCGNSCIISVKKILPKCGHEQQMPCHNNPMYADCKSKCTKLLSCGHRCKNKCGEPCMSTDQCQEVVIRSDWLCGHKVKVKCSDGPENCPYPCKVVLKCEHKCKGTCGKCRNGRLHLQCRKKCGRVLVCGHTCEDLCSKNCPPCKRKCENRCTHSKCPKDCGEVCKPCKEACEWSCKHHVCRKRCGQICVRPVCNEPCDKLLRCKHQCIGICGEPCPKKCRICDRDEVTDIFLGGEDEDDARFIQLLDCPHYIEVEGLDRWMEMNDDNGSNTLTIQFKACPKCKTPIRKSWRYGNVIKRSIEDIQLVKAKIIGDANQRRETKQRLQQEVRRIQHIDITISRQLKSDLEQELTMEQLCQTENKMAFLKTIAKIRRRASTDIKTALMYTGDFLRLTQSSSDTYGVEPDGYYAKIVSELEYLQSWLMNPRPRLSEQEIADVTMEIQRVNLLCSMYSIQCKVLRNKINLTGLAREYLGKINDILTKGVALSESKEKEVTELLKVIQKLHPEIGETLSAEERKMIVKAMEFTQGHWFKCPNGHIYAIGDCGGATVESTCPECKARIGGSGHRLRDDNRLAPEMDGANYAAWSEQANLENYEMDDF; this is translated from the exons ATGGATAGCAATGATCGCCGTAGTAGTAGAGGTAGAGGATGGGGTAGAGGCCAATATACAGGCCGTGGACGAGGAGGAAATAGGGGACGCAGAGATAACTATCCTAGTCGTGGACGAGGATATCAAGAACGAAGCCAAGGAACATA TGTTCGGAATGGTGGCAGGAGTGATGGCCCAGGAAGGCCATCCAGGGGTATGGCCGATGATGGAATGTCCATGGGTGCATCGTTTGAACAAAGGGGGCAGGCGTCGCAGCGTGAACAAAGGGCAATGGGATATAAGCGATTACAGGAATTAACTCAGAAAGAGCCAATTGAAATAGTTCTTACCCTCAATTCAGGTAGAAGTGGATTTAAAGAATTACTTGATGAGGGAAACATTCGAAAGGATCTTTTTGTTCTACTTTTGGCTGCTTTAGCGAAAGCATGTGACTGTAACACATCGCCAATGTCCGTGAATGGATTGCTGGGCACTTTACAGAATTCACAATTCCTGATGGTACATTTAACACTTTTCATGGCGTTAATGCCAACTGAATGTTCCCATCATAAGCAGCTCGAGTTTCCTCAACACATAAAAGATATCGCCAAAATTCTGAAAACCGTGCTACAGCGTTCACCCTCTTCATACGTGAATGTGATCCCAGCATTAAGTACACTGGAAAGTACGGTCAGCCAACTGAGAGCGTCGACAAACATAATTGATGGAGAAATTTCGAAGGTGGTTGATGAGTTGAAAGATTTAAGGAATGATGTACTGGAAACTGAACTTCAAAATACGAAGAGAAAGGAAGGGAAGCATGACATGGCTGAAGAAGATCCACCTGATAATTTCCGTGAGATACCAATATTTCCTGGTAGCAATGATATTCACACTGACATTGAACCTTTTATTCGACCTAATGTTGTGAAAGGAGGCTATAAAGAAGTGGAACACTATTTAGATGTTCAATTTAGGCTCTTGCGGGAAGATTTCATGGCCCCACTCCGTGTAGGCATCAGTGCATATTTAGCTATGCTAAGGGATCCCTTGGCCAAAACAAAGCAACTCCAAGAAATCCGACTATATCATGGTGTTCGCATCGAGTATCCATCATGCACATGGACAGGGGTGGTCCACAGGATAAAGTTCGATGAAACACGTCTAAAATATGTGCGCTGGCAGGCTAGTAAAAGACTTATCTTTGGGTCTCTTCTATGCCTATCAAAAGATGACTTCAACACACTGTTGTTTGCTACAGTAGCAAACAGGTCTGCAGCTGATCTTGAGCAAGGATATCTAGATGTGAGATTTGAAGACATGACACAGGTAGCAAGAATTTCACCAAAGGATGAATTCGTTATGGCTGAGTCTTCAGCCTACTTTGAAGCgtacagacatgttttgaagGGTTTGCAGGAAATTACAGATGATAGTCTGCCATTCAAACCTTACATTATCAATGTGGCAACAGAGGTGAGCCCACCAAAGTATCTGCGTCATTGCAACCCCATCTATGACTTGCGACCCTTGGTACAAGAACCAGACTTGAAAGTAAAGGCTATAAGAGGTCGTCTGCTCGAGCTTGGCCTGGATGATGATGAGCTTGACCTGGATGACGATGTTGACCTCAGATCCGATTCAGATTCTGATGAAGACCAATATGAATATCGTAGTAACAATCCTCAACTTTCTCAAGCAAGGGCAGTACCAATACTACAGTTATATCGTTGGCCTCAAAATACAACACTGAAGTTAGATAGGTCACAGCTAGCTGCAGTGCAGACAGCATTGACAAAGGAGTTTGCCGTGATTCAAGGTCCTCCAGGTACAGGTAAAACCTACATTGGACTGAAGATTGTCAGAACACTACTGTACAACAGGAGGCAGTGGTCAAGAGATAGAATCACTGGTGAAATGGACAGAAGACCCATCTTTGTTGTCTGTTTTACTAACCATGCCCTTGATCAGTTCTTAGAGGGTATCCTGGAGTTTCAAAAGCATGACCTCGTTCGAGTTGGAGGACGAAGTGCTAGTGAAATTCTAAAGAAATATAATTTGAATGTCTTAAAATCTGAAAGGCGAACAAAACATAGTGTACCCAAGCATATATACACAGGCCTGTGGACAGCTAGAGATGAAATGCGAGCACTACAAGAACCTATGGAGAGAGCTTCTGAGTTAATAGACGCGACAAGAAAAGGAATTCTCAGTGAAGATTGCCTTCAGCCTTTTATTGACCGTGACCACTTAGAAAGCCTAACAGAAATGATGATGTCTATGGACAAGTCCTACCTTGGGAAAATGCAGTCTGCAATACCACTCTGGCTTGGTTTGACAGGTGAAGTGTTTGTTCAAGAGGCCACAGGAATCGATGCAAAAAAACCAAAACTCATAGATAAAGAAGAACAAGATGGAGAAGAGAAAGGCGATGATGAAGAGGATATGATTGATCTTGAAGAAGAAGCCGAACTGGAAGAGGATCTACGCTTGTTAGATGATGAAGATAAAGATGACCCGTTCTTTAAATCTAAAAAGGTTGGGGAAAGTAAGCATGCTGCCATGGCTACCATTGCAGTGGATATCGACACTATAGCCAACCAAGCTCATCAAATGGCTGCTATGGCTGGTGGTTGGCAGATCAAAAGGAAACGAAAAGGCCAATGGAAGCGTGAAATGGCGCAGAGATTGACAAGTAAAGATATCATGACTGACGATGAAGCAGGAGAGATTGACAATGTCTGGTTGATGGAGCTAGAGCAGAGATGGCGACTATATCGACTTTGGATAGCAAACTATTGTGATCATCAGAAACGAATCTTAGAACaacattatgaaaaatatgatgcCGTTAGTAAACAACTGAAGGAAGTACAAGATGAGGAACATTTGGCTATCCTTAAAAATGCAGCTGTCATTGGTATGACCACAACTGGGGCAGCCAAATACCGAAACCTTATTCAACAAATCCATCCCAAAATAGTGATTGTGGAAGAAGCAGCCGAAGTATTGGAAGCCCACATTGTCACAACATTAACAAAGGGATGTGAACACCTGATATTGATTGGTGACCATCAACAGTTGAGACCCAATCCAACAGTATACAGGCTAGCTAAGAAATTTCACCTGGATGTGTCCTTATTTGAGAGAATGGTCAACAATGGTATGCAGTGTCAGAGATTGTCACAGCAACACCGTATGAGGCCAGAAATTGCAGAACTCATGAAACACTTCTATAAAGATTTATTCAATCATGAATCCGTGTTCAACTTTGAGAATATCAAGGGTGTTTCATCCAACATATACTTTGTAGATCATAGGTACAAAGAAGAAGGCGATGGCGATACAAAGAGTAAATCAAACACCCATGAGGCCAAGTTCCTAACAGCATTGTGTAAGTACTTCCTCCAACAAGGATATTCACCTTCACAAATAACCATCCTCACTACCTATACTGGTCAGTTGTTCATCTTCAGGAAACTCATGCCAAGGCAACTGTTTCAAGGCGTTCGAGTATCTGTTGTCGATAACTTCCAAGGTGAAGAAAATGATATCATTCTGTTATCTCTCGTAAGAAGCAATATCGAAGGAAAGATTGGATTTCTGAAGATTTCCAATCGTATCTGTGTTGCTCTGTCTCGTGCCAAAAAAGGCTTCTTCTGCATTGGTAACTTTAGTCAACTCACCAAAGAAGAAGACCTTTGGAGTAAGATCATTCATGATATGAGAAAAATAGGGAATGTTGGGGAAAGACTACGTCTTACATGCCAGAATCATCCACAAAACATTATTGAAGTAACAACTGACAAAGATTTCAGTAAAGCTCCAGAAGGAGGTTGTACTCGTCCTTGTGAATACCGTTTGAACTGTGGCCATAAATGTGAAATGGTTTGCCATCCTCGTGATCGTGAACACACATTGTATAAGTGTCGGAAACCATGTGAGAAAATCATGTGTGAACGTGAACACAAATGCCCAAAGTATTGTTATCAAGACTGTGGTAACAGCTGCATAATTTCTGTGAAGAAAATCCTCCCAAAATGCGGCCATGAGCAGCAAATGCCTTGCCACAACAACCCCATGTATGCTGACTGCAAATCAAAGTGTACCAAATTGCTGTCATGTGGACATCGATGCAAGAATAAATGTGGTGAACCATGTATGTCAACAGACCAATGCCAGGAAGTCGTTATTCGCAGTGACTGGTTGTGTGGTCACAAAGTAAAGGTGAAATGTTCAGATGGTCCTGAGAATTGTCCATACCCATGTAAAGTTGTACTCAAGTGTGAACACAAGTGTAAAGGTACATGTGGAAAGTGTAGAAATGGCCGTCTGCATTTACAATGCCGTAAGAAATGTGGACGGGTATTGGTGTGTGGCCATACGTGTGAAGATCTTTGCTCAAAGAATTGTCCACCTTGTAAACGGAAGTGTGAAAATCGCTGTACCCACAGTAAGTGTCCAAAGGATTGTGGTGAAGTGTGTAAACCCTGCAAAGAAGCCTGTGAATGGAGCTGTAAACATCACGTATGCAGAAAACGCTGTGGGCAGATCTGTGTAAGACCTGTATGTAATGAGCCATGTGACAAATTGTTGAGGTGTAAACATCAGTGCATTGGTATCTGTGGTGAGCCATGTCCAAAGAAGTGTCGTATTTGTGACCGTGATGAAGTCACTGATATATTTCTTGGTggtgaagatgaagatgatgcACGATTCATACAACTTTTAGACTGTCCACATTATATCGAAGTTGAAGGTCTTGATCGTTGGATGGAAATGAATGATGACAATGGTAGCAATACGCTTACCATACAGTTCAAGGCATGTCCAAAATGCAAAACCCCAATACGGAAGAGTTGGCGGTATGGCAATGTTATCAAGCGGTCAATCGAAGACATACAGCTCGTCAAAGCAAAGATTATTGGTGATGCCAACCAGAGGCGTGAAACCAAGCAACGTCTACAGCAGGAAGTCCGTAGAATACAACATATTGATATCACAATCTCAAGGCAGTTGAAGAGTGACTTGGAGCAGGAACTCACCATGGAGCAGTTATGTCAgacagaaaacaaaatggctttCCTGAAAACGATTGCCAAGATTCGCCGGAGAGCCAGCACAGATATCAAAACTGCATTAATGTACACAGGAGATTTTCTTCGTCTGACTCAATCCTCCAGCGATACCTATGGGGTTGAACCCGATGGTTACTATGCAAAGATTGTAAGCGAATTAGAATATCTTCAGAGTTGGTTGATGAATCCCCGTCCTCGGCTCAGTGAGCAGGAGATAGCagatgttaccatggaaatacaGAGAGTAAATCTACTGTGTTCTATGTATTCCATACAGTGCAAAGTTCTCAGAAACAAGATTAACCTAACAGGTTTAGCCAGAGAGTACCTGGGGAagataaatgatatattaaCAAAGGGCGTGGCACTGAGTGAATCGAAGGAAAAAGAGGTTACTGAACTTCTCAAAGTCATTCAAAAACTTCATCCGGAGATTGGAGAAACGCTTTCCGCGGAGGAGAGGAAAATGATTGTCAAGGCAATGGAGTTTACTCAAGGTCATTGGTTCAAATGTCCAAATGGCCATATTTATGCTATTGGTGACTGTGGTGGGGCGACAGTGGAAAGCACGTGTCCGGAATGCAAAGCTAGGATTGGTGGAAGTGGTCATCGATTGAGAGATGATAATAGGTTGGCACCTGAAATGGATGGGGCAAATTATGCTGCATGGTCAGAACAAGCCAACTTGGAAAATTATGAAATGGACGACTTCTAA